The Microbulbifer sp. TB1203 nucleotide sequence CCTCCCGTCTGTGCACCGCCAGTGCCCAGAAGTGCGGCGGCGTCCAGGCAAAGATGATCAGTACCAGCAACAGGCCGTGGCCGTGCAGATCGCCGGTAACCGCGGTCCAGCCCAGCAGCGGCGGCGCGGCGCCGGCGATCCCTCCAATCACGATATTCTGCGGCGTGGCGCGCTTCAAAAACATGGTGTAAACAACCGCATAGCCGAGCAGGGAGACCAGGGTCAACCAGGCGGTGAGCGCGTTCACGAACGCGAGCAGGATCGACATGCCGGCGCAGCCGAGCAGCAGTGCGAAGGCCAGCGCCTTTTGCGGTTCGACCCGGCCCCGCGCCACCGGGCGGTTGCTGGTGCGCGCCATCTTGAGATCGATATGCCGGTCCACCAGGTGATTGACCGTCGCCGCGCTGCCGGCGCAGAGCGCTATACCCAGGTTGCCGAGTATCAGGATATCCAGCGGCACCATACCCGGCACCGCCAGCAACATGCCGATCACCGAGGTGAGGATCATCAGCATCACCACCCGCGGCTTGGTGAGCTCGTAGTAGTCGCGCCAGCTGGCGCGGCTCAATGCGGCGGTTTGTATGCTCATGGTTTCACCTCGTTATTATCTTGATCTTTGGGTGGCCGCTCGGCGAAGTGTACGCTATGGCGAGCCCTTCCGTTCGGGAACCGCGTAGGCAAGTCCCCGACATTCCATATAAAGTTGGCAGATGGCAGCTACACTTTTCCCACAGGATTCGACCACTATGCCGTTTCCTCCCAGACCGTGAGCTTTCACCTTCAGGTCATTAACCAGTGCTCTTCTGGTGGGCTTGCGTTCGCCGGGTTTTTCCTGGCAGTAAGAGGCTTCGACAAAACCCAGTGGGGTCGCATCATATTGATCGATCTCTTCCGGTGAGTACTCTTTGACACCCTTGGTTTTCACCTTACTGCCGACGTAAGCTCCCAAATTAGTGTTGAACTCGATGCCGCTGCAACTGCAGAGCATGACTGTAATAAAAAGAGTTGTGACTTTTTTCATAGGCCTCCCGCCAAAGCAGTTTCGTGCTCATCCGTCTTTTCGAAAGAACTCTCTCTTGCGCCCGCTGCCTGTGCCGTCTGAATCCGATAGCAGAATGTCAGCAACCCGAGCAGCAACAGCGCCGCGCCGGCATTGTGAGCAACGGCAATTGCCAGCGGCAGGAACATCACCACGTTGGCGATACCCAGGCAGACCTGCAGGCCCAGGACTCCGGCCAGACCGACGGCCCAGCGGCGCGAACCGGCGCGCCAGGCGAGGGCGGACAGAGTGAGTACCAACAGGCTTACGACCAGCGCCCCAATTCTATGAGTGATATGTATGGCGGTGCGCGCGTCGCTCTCCAGCGCGCCGCCGAGATAATTTGGGCCTATCTGCTGGGCGAGATCGAAACCTTTCCGGAAATCGGTCTGCGGCCACCACTGGCCGTGGCAGGTGGGAAAGTCTGCGCAGGCCAGCGCGGCGTAGTTGGAGCTGGTCCATCCGCCGAGGGCGATTTGCAGCGCAACCGCAGCCACGGCGACAAATGCCAGCGGGCGGATTTTCTGCAACATGCGGAATTCGTGCACGGGAATGGTACGGCCCTCATTTGGAGGAGCGTTGCGCAGCCGCTCCACGATCAGCCATAGCATGGAGAGTGTGGCCATACCGCCGAGGAGGTGTGCAGTCACCACCTGCGGCCAGAGTTTCAGGGTTACCGTCCACATGCCGAAAGCGGCCTGCAGCAGTATCAGCGCCAGCAAGATATGGATCTGTATAAAAGCACGCTGACCGCGGCGGCGCCAGGCCATGACCGTGAGCCCGCCCACGAGGAGCAGCAGCATGCCGGCGAAATAGCGATGCACCATTTCCGGCCAGGTTTTTCCTGTTTCTACCGGAGCGTGGGGGAAAGCGGCGTTGGCGGCTTCGATTTCGTGATGTTCATCGGGCCAGGTCAGGTGCCCGTAGCAGCCGGGCCAGTCCGGGCAGCCGAGGCCGGCATCCGCCAGGCGGGTGAAGGCCCCCAGTACCACTACCACCACCGCCAGGGCAGTGCCGGCGAGGGCCAGGCGCAGGCGCCAGTCGGGCCTGGCGGCTTGGGTGGGGTCCGTCGTGAAATTGTGCATGCATCTCTCCCGGTTACTTCTTGTGACCCACGTCCTTGTGCGTCACTCCTAGGGGCAGCCCGCGGCTGCACAAATAGACCTATTTGTCGTAGGAGTATTTCAACAGCCGCTTGATATCCTTCAGCAGCTGATTACCGCTGTGGTGATTGTCGTACACCATCATGGCGAAGCCCCGCTGGTCTACCAACAGGGTGCTCACCCGCTCCAGGCGGGGATGGTTAGTATCGCGCAATAGCCCATCCAGTGCCGCCGATTCCTGCACAGCGAAACGCAGACGTGGATGCTGTTCCCGCAGCTGGGCGCGACGCTCCTCGCTCAGGGGGGTGGAGCTGACCAGCAGCCGCTCCACTCTGTCCGCCTTTTCTCCCAGGCGGATATGGACCTGCCGGGTGGTGTAGAGCAGCTTCTCACACTCCGCCGTACAGTCGCCACCGGGAAGGATCAGGTAGCGCCACTTGGGGCTTTCCGAGAGGAGATCGAGGGGCGCGCCACCGGGCTCCAACAGCGGCAGATGCTCGATACTGCGGGCTGGCTGTAGCAGTTCTCCCTGGTTGACCGTGCCCTCGGGCATGCCGATGCCGGTGCGGAAAACGATATAGGCGGCGAGCATTGGCAGCACCACCGAGGCAATCACGGAAAGGGCCTGGAAGCGGCCGACACCGGTAGGCTTTTCTTCTGTGGCTGGGTTGTAGTTGTTGTTCACAGTGGTTACCTCTAATCGCTGTCCGCCTGTGGGCAGGCTCTATATTTTTTGCGCAGCTTCCGCGGCAGATCCGTGGCGGCGAAGAGCCACAGTACCAGCAGCGCGGCCGCCATGGCGAACCACTGTACCGCGTAGGCGGTGTGGCGCTGGGGCGGGCTGTTGATCAGTTGCCAGCCGGTCAGCAGCGCGGTATCGGAATCGGCGCTCAGGCGGACGGACCAGGTCGGCTGTTCCAGCGCCAATTCCCTGCCCAGGGCGCGATTGGCGCTCTGGACCCGCGGCCCGGCGGGCACTTCGCCGGCATCATCGAGCGGATACAAAAAGCCGGTGATCACTTTGGCCGCCCGCGGCCACGGGACTTCCGGCAACTGCTCGCGGTTCGCACCCGCGGGCACCCAGCCGCGATTGACCAGCCAGCGCTCTTTCCCGGAGACAAACACCTGCAGGATTTCGTAGCCGACGCGGCCGTTGCGGGTACGGTTGTCCAGGTAGCGGATCTCGTCGCGGTAGTAACCCGACAGGCGCACCGGCGTATAGGCCTGTATTGCCTCCAGCTCGGCGGGCTTCCGCGGTTGCGCGGACAGGCGTGCATCGATGGCCGCGTTCAGCTGCGCTTTTTCCTCCGCGCGCTGCAACTGCCACAGGCCCAATCCCAGCAACACCGGTAGCAGCAGGCCGCTCAACAGGGTGAGAGGCCAGTTGCGAATCGGTGCTACACTGGCCGTCTTCGCTTGCGCTGCGGGGGGATGTACCGTCATGCCGATCTTCTACAACAAGTGGCGAATAATAATATGTGGCTGAAAATCGTTATTGTATTTTTGTTTCTCGCGGTGCTGGCCAGCCTGTCCAGCGCGCTGTTTTTCCTGCTCCGCGACATGGGTGCACCACAATCAAAGCGCACCCTCTACGCCCTGGGTATCCGCATTACCCTGGCGGCGCTGTTGCTGCTGGCCATCTGGTATGGGTTTGACAGTGGAATCCTTTCCAATACTGCGCCCTGGGCGGATAAATACTAAACCTGCATTCCCTGTAGGAGCGGGCCATGCCCGCGACAATTTGTCTGGAACAAATTTGGACGCCGAAGGCGCCCGAAGGGTGAGCGCCAGGGACGGTGCGAACCAGCGATAGAGGTCTTTACAAAAACCGATCGCGGGCATGGCCCGCTCCTACAACGGCCGTCAGGCGCCGAGTACGTAAACGAAAATAAACAGGCCCACCCAGACCACATCCACAAAGTGCCAATACCAGCTGGCCGCCTCGAAACCGAAGTGATCGTCCGGCTTGAAGTGCTGCGCGATCACTGAGCGCAGCAACATAATCAGCAACATGATGGTACCCATGGTCACATGGGCGCCGTGGAAGCCGGTCAGCATGAAGAAGGTGGTGCCGTAGATACCGGACTCCAGGGTCAGGCCCAGGTGCTGGTAAGCCTCGTAATATTCCTCTGCCTGGAAGAACAGGAATAGTGCACCCAGGGCAACGGTGGCGGTGAGCCATAGGTTAAAACCGGTGCGTTTGTTCTTCTTCAGGAACACATGGGCAATATGCACGGTGACACTGGAGGCGAGCAGGATTACCGTGTTGATCAGCGGCAGGTGCCAGGGATCGATGATGTCCTTGGGGCCGACAAACCGGGCCGCGTCACCGTTGGCGGCGGCGTCAGGAGTCACCATCAGCGGCCAGGTGTTTTCGAAACCCTGCCACAGCATATTGGAGCTTCCGCGATCGCCCTCTCCCCCCAGCCAGGGCAGCGCGAAAGTGCGGATATAGTAAAGGGCTCCGAAGAAGGCGGCGAAGAACATTACCTCGGAAAAAATAAACCAGCCCATGCCCCAGACATAGGAGCGCTTCAGCTGCTCACTGTTCAGGCCGGCCATATTCTCCTTGATGACCGCGGAAAACCAGAACCAGAGCACCGTCGCCATGGCCAGGGCGCCGGCGAAGAAAATATAGGCGCTGCCGCCGTTGATCCAATTGGCGGCACCAAAGGCGGTCATAAACATACCGATGGTGGCGAATATGGGCAGCCGGGACTGCTCGGGCACATAGTAGCTGCTTTCACTGGCCATAGTTTTTTATCCCTCTCGCTGGGGGTCGGATTTGTTGTTATTGCCTGGAACCTGGATCTGTGGCTTCAGGGTGGATGCAGAGTGCAAGATATTGGCGTCATAGTGGATTTTCCGAGGGAGTGGCGTATCCGCGATTACGGCCGACTGAGGAAAATTCTCTATGGCGTCAAGAGCTTGTGCTCTGCGCCGCAATGAAGCTACAGATTCAGGTTTAACTCTTTCCGTGACATCGAACAGCGTATAGGAAAGGGTGATGGTATTGACGCTCGGCGGCAGGTCCGGATCGACGATAAAGCGCAGCGGCAATTCCGCGCTCTCTCCCGCCTTGAGTATCTGCTGGTTGAAGCAGAAGCACTCCGTTTTGTGAAAATACCCCGCGGCCTTGAAGGGCACGAGACTCGGTATCGCCTGGCCCACCATGTCCCGGCCGGTGGGATTCGCGGCCAGGAACACGGTGTCCATCGCCTCTCCCGGGTGTACCTTCATTGAAACCACACTGGGCTTGAAGCTCCAGGGCATGTTTTCGTTGTTGCTCGCAACGAATTGCACGGTGACCAGCCTGCTGTTGTCCACCGCCGCGGGTACCGCCTCGTAGCGGCCGCCAGTCTTGCCGTTGAGGCCGGTGACCTCGCAAAAGGCGTCGTACAGCGGCGGCATTATGAAAACGGCGAACACCAGCATGCCGGCGGCGAGCGCCAGCATCTGGATAGTTACTTTTGCGTTTTCACTCCACCGCATCGATCACAGCCCCGTCAACGCACGGCCGGCGGTGTGCTGAAGGTGTGGTAGGGAGCGGGCGAAGGCACCGTCCACTCCAACCCCTCCGGATTCTCCCAGACCTTGTCGGTGGCCTTCCTGCCGCCCTGCACCGTGCGAATCACATTGAACAGGAACACGAGCTGCGCGGCGCCGAACAGGAAGGCGCCCATGCTCGCGATCTGGTTGAAATCGGCAAATTGCAGCGCGTAATCGGGGATCCGCCGCGGCATGCCGGCGAGGCCGACGAAATGCATGGGGAAGAAGGTCAGGTTGAGGCCGATGAATGCCAGCCAGAAGTGCACCTTGCCCATGGTCTCGTTGTACATATTGCCGGTCCACTTGGGCAGCCAGTAGTAGACGCCGGCGGTGATCGAGAAGATGGCGCCGGGCACCAGCACATAGTGGAAATGGGCCACCACGAAATAGGTGTCGTGGTACTGGAAGTCCGCCGGTGCGATCGCCAGCATCAGCCCGGAGAAACCGCCGATGGTAAACAGGATCACAAAGGCCACCGAAAACAGCATCGGTGTCTCGAAGCTCATGGAGCCGCGGAACATGGTGCTGACCCAGTTGAACACCTTCACTCCCGTGGGCACCGCGATCAGCATGGTGGCATACATAAAGAACAGCTCACCGGCAACCGGCATGCCCACGGTGAACATATGGTGCGCCCACACAATAAAGCTCAGGAAGGCGATGGACGCGGTGGCGTACACCATGGAGCTGTAACCGAACAGCGGCTTGCGCGCGAAGGTGGGAATGATCGCCGACACGATTCCGAACGCCGGCAGGATCATGATGTACACCTCCGGGTGACCGAAGAACCAGAACACGTGCTGGAACAGCACCGGGTCGCCGCCACCGGCGGCACTGAAGAAGCTGGTACCGAAGTGGATATCCATCAGCATCATGGTCACCACGCCGGCCAGTACCGGCATCACCGCGATCAGCAGGTAGGCGGTGATCAGCCAGGTCCACACGAACAGCGGCATCTTCATCAGGGTCATGCCCGGCGCGCGCATGTTCAGGATGGTGGCGATGATATTGATCGCGCCCATGATCGAACTGGCACCCATAATATGGATGGAGAAAATAAAGAAAGTCACGCTCGGCGGCGCATACTCGGTGGATAGCGGAGCGTAGAAAGTCCAGCCGAAGTTGGGGGCACCGCCCTCCATGAACAGCGTGGAAGCCAACATCGTGAAGGCGAAGGGCAGAATCCAGAAACTCCAGTTGTTCATGCGCGGCAGCGCCATGTCCGGAGCGCCGATCATCATCGGGATCATCCAGTTGGCGAGGCCGACGAAGGCCGGCATCACCGCGCCAAACACCATGATCAGGCCGTGCATGGTGGTCATCTGGTTGAAGAATTCCGGCTGCACGATTTGCAGGCCGGGCTCGAACAGCTCGGCGCGGATCACCAGCGCCATGCAGCCGCCGAGCAGGAACATCGCGAAGCTGAACCACAGGTACATGCTGCCGATGTCCTTGTGGTTGGTAGTGTAGAGCCACCGCTTGAATCCGGGTTGAGGACCGTGTGCCATACTGAATTTCCTCTCCGCGCTTACTGCTTATTCTTAAAATTGAGAATGTCGATGGGCTGGACCGTATCGCCCATGTCGTTGCCGAAGGCGTTGCGCTGGTAGGTGATTACCGACGCCAGATCCACCTCGGAGAGCTGTTCGCCGAACGCCTGCATCGCCGGGTTTTTCTGCGAGCCGTTGATTACCATATTCAGGTGGCCCTCCAGCGGACCGGTGGCGATCTTGGAACCGGCGATGGCCGGGAAAGCGCCGGGTACCCCCTGGCCATTGGGCTGGTGGCAGGCGGCACAGGTGCGGTTGTAGACTTTCTCACCCTGGGCGTAGAGTTCGTCGAAGGTGAAAGTCTTCTCGGTGAGCTCCCTGGCCTTGGCCGCGGCCTCGGCGCGTTCGCCCAGCCAGGCAGTGTACTCCGCCTCAGGCACCGCCTTGACCACAATGGGCATAAAGCCGTGGTCCTTGCCGCAGAGTTCGGCGCACTGACCGCGGTAGATACCGGGCTCTTCGATGCGGGTCCAGGCCTCGTTGATAAAGCCGGGGATGGCGTCTCTTTTCACCGCCAGCTCCGGCACCCACCAGGCGTGGATTACGTCGTTGGCGGTCAGCAAGAAGCGGATTTTCTTGCCCACCGGCACCACCAGCGGCTCGTCCACTTCCAGCAGGTAGTCCGGACCTTTCGGCAGCTGGTTGTCGATCTGTGCACGGGGGGTGGAGAGGTTGGAGAAGAAGGAGACATCGGAGCCCAGGTAGTCGTATTTCCACTTCCACTGGTAGCCGGTGATCATGATATCCAGGTCGGCTTCCCCGGTGTCGTAGATATCGTAGAGGGTCTTGGTGGCGGGGACGGCCATGGCGACCAGGATCAGGGTGGGAATGATGGTCCACACCAGTTCGACCGCGGTGCTCTCGTGAAACTGCGACGCCCGATAGCCCTTGCTCTTGCGGTGGCGCCACATGCTGTAGAACATCACCCCGAACACCAGTACGCCGATGACCACGCAGATCCAGAAGATCAGCATGTGCAGGTCGTAGGTGGTACGGGATACCTCAGTTACTCCCTGGGTCATGTTGACCCCCCAGCGCTCCGCCCCCTCTTCCGCCAGCGCGAAATGGGCCGGACCCGAGGTGGCCAGCAAGGCGAACAGCCGATTGAAGCCTCTCAACATCGCCTACAGATCTCCGTGTGTTGCGAGTCTCCGTGCGGAAACTCGTTATTCTTATCTTCAGCCGTCGGCCGTCACGGATAACTGGAGTCCCCCCGCCGCCGGCATGCCAGCCTCGGAGAAATTCCACACAAAAATTGTGGACATGCTGTAGTAACACAAGACTACATACACTGGGCGGGGAGAAGATTCCCCGCGATACTGCCGTCAGTGCAACTTGTTATTCTAATCAAAGATTTTTTACTTCAGATGTCGTCGTCCGGAAGGGTCAACCAACAACCTGTTACTTATTTGTCGCATCTACTGCACGGCTAAAAGGAACATATCGCCGTCGAAAAGTCAATTAAACCGCCAACCATAAGAACGTTCTACATGCAGCAGTCACAGGTAGCCGAGCAGCCCCATTCCCGCGTCTGGGGCCTGGCCTGGCCGATGATCCTGAGCAATATCTCGGTGCCCCTGTTGGGCGCGGTGGACACCGCGATCCTGGGCCATCTGCCCTCCCCCGAATACCTTTCCGGCGTGGCCATAGGCGCGAGCGTGATGTCCATGCTGCTGTGGGCCTTCGGGTTCCTGCGTATGGGTACCACCGGCCTGGTAGCCCGCTCGGGGGACGGCGGCGAGCAGTGGCTGATGCGCGCCCTTGGGCTGGCCCTGGTGCTGGGCCTGGTACTGTTGCTGCTGGCCTCACCACTGCTGCCGTTCATAGTCCGCTGGATGAACGCCAGCGAGCAGACCGGGCCCCACGCGCTGGCCTATTTGCAGATCCGCCTGTGGAGCGCGCCGCTGGCGCTGGCCAACTTCGCCCTGCTGGGGTTCTTTATCGGCCGACAGGACAGCCGCGCGCCGCTGTTTATCCTGCTGGCCGCCAACGCCCTCAATATCCTGCTGGATTTAGTGTTTATCGTCGGCCTGGAACTGGGTGCCCGCGGTGCGGCTATGGCGACGGTGTGTGCGGATATCTCGGCCTTTGTACTCGGCCTGCGCCTGCTGGGGCGCGTCGAACCGGTGATATTCTCCAGGCTCGTGCGCCTGTTGCGCCGGCCGGGCTTTTTACCCTGGCGCGACCCCGCGCCCTGGACCGAACTGTTGCGCATCAACGGCGATCTGTTTGTGCGCACCTGCCTGCTGCTGCTCACCTTTACTTTTTTCACCGCCCAGGGCGCCGCGCAGGGAGATGCGGTGCTTCAGCCAACGCGATTCTGCTGCAACTGCTGATGATGACTTCCTACGCCCTGGACGGCTTCGCCCACGCCACAGAGGCCCTGGTGGGGGAGTCGATCTCCAGGAAATCGCCGAGGCTTTTTCATACCACCGTGCGCAGCGCAGGCACCTGGGCCCTGGCCAGCGCCGCGGCCATCACCGCTATCTATGTAGCCGGCCAGCCGCTGATACTGCCGCTGTTCAGTGATATCCCGGCGGTGCTCGAGCAGGCGGAAGGGGTTTACTGGTGGCTTTGCGCCCTCCCCCTGGTCGCGGTGTGGAGTTACCAACTGGACGGAATCTTTATCGGCGCCGGCAGAAGCCGGCAGATGCGCGATACCATGTTCGTGGCCACCGCGCTGGTTTTCTTTCCTGCCTGGTGGTTCACCCGCTCCTGGGGCAACCATGGCATCTGGTTCAGCCTGTTTTTGTGGACTGGCGCTCGTTCCATAGGTCTACTACTTTTCTATCGCTACTACACTTCAAGCAAATCCTGGACGTAACTGGAGCGACGGTACAAGGCAATCTTTTTTTCGCGTTATGCGGTGCTGCGGAAGAACGGAAAAGGGGATTCCACCGTTCGACAGTGGTAACGATGTACGATGACTATCAGATCATGCGGAGATGCATCGATCGCGCGGTTACCCTGGAGCGACACAGCGGGCGCTTCTGCCGCGCGCTCAGACGCTCGCTTCCCGGACTGCACCACAGTATTCGCCTTCCCCGGGGCGACGGCCCCAAACACCTCACCGGTTTTGCAATCCGTTATGTCCAGGCTGTGCCGGATTGGCTCGAGCGGCTGGAAATCCTGTGTGGAGCCGCCGGACTGGACCTGGCGCCCGTACGCGAACTGATCCGCTGCGCCTTCGCCCAGCCACCGGAGCGACACCCGGAACATACGGGCCTGGGGGCGTTGCTGGACGAGGCCTACCTGGCGCATCGCACCCTGGAGGAGATCAACGACCAGCTGCAGCCCGCCTGTGGGACCCCGCTGCTGCCCATGGACCCGATGGCGGCCAACCTGGTGGTGCGCGAACTGCTGGGCGAGGAGTTCGCGGCAGAACTGGACGCGATCAGCGTGGAGATCGGCCGCCGCTTCAGCGGCCTGCAACTGAGTCCGGACAGCCTGGTGGCGCTGGTCCTGCGCAAGCATCGCTTTATCGAGACTCCGGGAGTGTGGCCGGACTTTGCCGGGCGGCTGGACATCGCCCTGCGAGTGCCGCTGGCAACGCCGCAGGTGGATACCTCCCATTGATCCGCTCCGCAGAGCATCGTCAGCGCCGGGCGGCGATTGCCTTGACCAGCTCGGCTTTGCTCATGCGGCTGCGGCCGGGGACATCCAGCCAGCGACCGTTCTTGGTCGCTGGCTGGATCAAGTTCTTCATTCGCTTTAAACAGTTCCTAGTGTGGTGTAAGAATTAGAAGTTAGCGCGTAAGCCTAATGAGAAGCGTGCGCCAGTTGCGCTGTAGTCCAGCAGCCGCTCCTTATAGATGGAGAATGAGCGCGTTTTTTCATCGGTCACATTGATCCCCTCCCCATAAATAGTGAGGCGATCGTTTACGTCATAACTCGCACTCAAGTCTACCTGGCCGTAGGCTTCGACCATTTCTGCCTGGCTCTGTCTTCCGATGGCCCGCGCCAGATATTCATCGCGCCAGTTATAAGCTGCGCGTAGTTGAATACCATTGGCTTCATAAAAAGCGATAAAGTTTGCAGAGTCAGACAGGCCTTCCAGCGCAAACTCTTCGGGTCTTGTAATCGGGTCGAAATCATCGTCGGACTCAACGATGGTGTAGTTGGCCTGCAGGCCAAAACCATTGCTGAAGTTATGCAACGCCGCAATCTCAAACCCGGATACGGTTGCCGATGCCGTATTGCGTGCCCGCGTCACCTGGAATTCACCAAACGGATTGCCCGGCAGCAGGTCTTCCGGCAAGGTGGTCTGAGACAGGAAATTTTCAGCTTTTTTGACAAAAGCGGCTGCACCGACATAACTCGCATCGGAGTAATACCAGGACCAGGACAAGTCGTAGTTGGTTGACTCAAATGGTTCCAGTTCAGGGTTACCGCCAGACGCCGTGCTGGCGCCCAGACGTCCCACATACCCGCCCAGGCCGACGCCAAGTCGGGTCAGGGTTGGTCGAGACATGGTTTTAGACGCAGAGAAGCGCGCTACATGCTCGTCGGTGACATCAAGCTTTAAATTAAGCGATGGTAATACATTGCTGTAATCATGCTTGACGGTGACAGTTTGAGGATCCGTAAATCTCAAATCAAGCAGTGTCGGGTCGCTCTCTACCTGGGTAATATCTGTCAGTACCGAGGTAAAACCGGTTGAAGCAACATCAGTTTGCGCATAGCGAACGCCCAGGTTGCCGGAAAGCGCCATGTCGCTTATTTCGGCAGTGAAGTCCAGTTTCACGAAGGCTTCGAGCACCTGCTCATCGACTTCGTGCTCGCTAGTTCGATTAGCTCGGGGGAAGGGGTTGCCGGAACGCTTAAGCAGCTCCGCTTCTGCCCGTTCTTCTGGTGAATCCGCAAAAACTCTATCCAGATGCTCAGTTGACCAGAGATATTCGGCATATTCGATCGGATCAAAAGTGAACCAGGTTGATGGAACCCCGCCATCCAGGAAACTACCTTGGTTAACGGCGGTAAACAGTTCATCCGGTAAATCATAGCCGTACCCGGCAAAGATGCCGCCTTCCGTGGTTCCGGTATCACTGCCGCCTTTTGTCCGGTCAGAACCGTAAATGCCAAAGCTGACCTTCTCAAAATTCCCGAAAGGCAAATGGTATTCACCATCGAGGCTGAACTGGCCAATACTGTCTTCGTTAAGACCGCCGCTAAACCAGGTTTGGTGGCTGCGCAGATCTGCCGCGCTTATACCCCTATCGAGACTGATCGTCGGGTATTCTCCCCCATTGGTATAGTCATACCTTGGGTTGGCCGTTGGCGAAC carries:
- the cyoE gene encoding heme o synthase; translation: MSIQTAALSRASWRDYYELTKPRVVMLMILTSVIGMLLAVPGMVPLDILILGNLGIALCAGSAATVNHLVDRHIDLKMARTSNRPVARGRVEPQKALAFALLLGCAGMSILLAFVNALTAWLTLVSLLGYAVVYTMFLKRATPQNIVIGGIAGAAPPLLGWTAVTGDLHGHGLLLVLIIFAWTPPHFWALAVHRREEYAKADIPMLPVTHGVAYTKLHILLYTFVLFAVSLLPFATAMLGWLYLLGAVVLGLGFVYWAVEMLRDKNPNAGMETFKYSIVYLMALFCIMLLDHYLIAV
- a CDS encoding COX15/CtaA family protein, which encodes MHNFTTDPTQAARPDWRLRLALAGTALAVVVVVLGAFTRLADAGLGCPDWPGCYGHLTWPDEHHEIEAANAAFPHAPVETGKTWPEMVHRYFAGMLLLLVGGLTVMAWRRRGQRAFIQIHILLALILLQAAFGMWTVTLKLWPQVVTAHLLGGMATLSMLWLIVERLRNAPPNEGRTIPVHEFRMLQKIRPLAFVAVAAVALQIALGGWTSSNYAALACADFPTCHGQWWPQTDFRKGFDLAQQIGPNYLGGALESDARTAIHITHRIGALVVSLLVLTLSALAWRAGSRRWAVGLAGVLGLQVCLGIANVVMFLPLAIAVAHNAGAALLLLGLLTFCYRIQTAQAAGARESSFEKTDEHETALAGGL
- a CDS encoding SURF1 family protein; the encoded protein is MTVHPPAAQAKTASVAPIRNWPLTLLSGLLLPVLLGLGLWQLQRAEEKAQLNAAIDARLSAQPRKPAELEAIQAYTPVRLSGYYRDEIRYLDNRTRNGRVGYEILQVFVSGKERWLVNRGWVPAGANREQLPEVPWPRAAKVITGFLYPLDDAGEVPAGPRVQSANRALGRELALEQPTWSVRLSADSDTALLTGWQLINSPPQRHTAYAVQWFAMAAALLVLWLFAATDLPRKLRKKYRACPQADSD
- a CDS encoding DUF2909 domain-containing protein, which gives rise to MWLKIVIVFLFLAVLASLSSALFFLLRDMGAPQSKRTLYALGIRITLAALLLLAIWYGFDSGILSNTAPWADKY
- a CDS encoding cytochrome c oxidase subunit 3, producing MASESSYYVPEQSRLPIFATIGMFMTAFGAANWINGGSAYIFFAGALAMATVLWFWFSAVIKENMAGLNSEQLKRSYVWGMGWFIFSEVMFFAAFFGALYYIRTFALPWLGGEGDRGSSNMLWQGFENTWPLMVTPDAAANGDAARFVGPKDIIDPWHLPLINTVILLASSVTVHIAHVFLKKNKRTGFNLWLTATVALGALFLFFQAEEYYEAYQHLGLTLESGIYGTTFFMLTGFHGAHVTMGTIMLLIMLLRSVIAQHFKPDDHFGFEAASWYWHFVDVVWVGLFIFVYVLGA
- a CDS encoding cytochrome c oxidase assembly protein — its product is MRWSENAKVTIQMLALAAGMLVFAVFIMPPLYDAFCEVTGLNGKTGGRYEAVPAAVDNSRLVTVQFVASNNENMPWSFKPSVVSMKVHPGEAMDTVFLAANPTGRDMVGQAIPSLVPFKAAGYFHKTECFCFNQQILKAGESAELPLRFIVDPDLPPSVNTITLSYTLFDVTERVKPESVASLRRRAQALDAIENFPQSAVIADTPLPRKIHYDANILHSASTLKPQIQVPGNNNKSDPQREG
- the ctaD gene encoding cytochrome c oxidase subunit I, producing the protein MAHGPQPGFKRWLYTTNHKDIGSMYLWFSFAMFLLGGCMALVIRAELFEPGLQIVQPEFFNQMTTMHGLIMVFGAVMPAFVGLANWMIPMMIGAPDMALPRMNNWSFWILPFAFTMLASTLFMEGGAPNFGWTFYAPLSTEYAPPSVTFFIFSIHIMGASSIMGAINIIATILNMRAPGMTLMKMPLFVWTWLITAYLLIAVMPVLAGVVTMMLMDIHFGTSFFSAAGGGDPVLFQHVFWFFGHPEVYIMILPAFGIVSAIIPTFARKPLFGYSSMVYATASIAFLSFIVWAHHMFTVGMPVAGELFFMYATMLIAVPTGVKVFNWVSTMFRGSMSFETPMLFSVAFVILFTIGGFSGLMLAIAPADFQYHDTYFVVAHFHYVLVPGAIFSITAGVYYWLPKWTGNMYNETMGKVHFWLAFIGLNLTFFPMHFVGLAGMPRRIPDYALQFADFNQIASMGAFLFGAAQLVFLFNVIRTVQGGRKATDKVWENPEGLEWTVPSPAPYHTFSTPPAVR
- the coxB gene encoding cytochrome c oxidase subunit II, which produces MLRGFNRLFALLATSGPAHFALAEEGAERWGVNMTQGVTEVSRTTYDLHMLIFWICVVIGVLVFGVMFYSMWRHRKSKGYRASQFHESTAVELVWTIIPTLILVAMAVPATKTLYDIYDTGEADLDIMITGYQWKWKYDYLGSDVSFFSNLSTPRAQIDNQLPKGPDYLLEVDEPLVVPVGKKIRFLLTANDVIHAWWVPELAVKRDAIPGFINEAWTRIEEPGIYRGQCAELCGKDHGFMPIVVKAVPEAEYTAWLGERAEAAAKARELTEKTFTFDELYAQGEKVYNRTCAACHQPNGQGVPGAFPAIAGSKIATGPLEGHLNMVINGSQKNPAMQAFGEQLSEVDLASVITYQRNAFGNDMGDTVQPIDILNFKNKQ
- a CDS encoding MATE family efflux transporter; amino-acid sequence: MQQSQVAEQPHSRVWGLAWPMILSNISVPLLGAVDTAILGHLPSPEYLSGVAIGASVMSMLLWAFGFLRMGTTGLVARSGDGGEQWLMRALGLALVLGLVLLLLASPLLPFIVRWMNASEQTGPHALAYLQIRLWSAPLALANFALLGFFIGRQDSRAPLFILLAANALNILLDLVFIVGLELGARGAAMATVCADISAFVLGLRLLGRVEPVIFSRLVRLLRRPGFLPWRDPAPWTELLRINGDLFVRTCLLLLTFTFFTAQGAAQGDAVLQPTRFCCNC
- a CDS encoding MATE family efflux transporter — protein: MMTSYALDGFAHATEALVGESISRKSPRLFHTTVRSAGTWALASAAAITAIYVAGQPLILPLFSDIPAVLEQAEGVYWWLCALPLVAVWSYQLDGIFIGAGRSRQMRDTMFVATALVFFPAWWFTRSWGNHGIWFSLFLWTGARSIGLLLFYRYYTSSKSWT